TTATTCTGAACGACCAGGAACATTGGCTGCTAGAAAATACGAAGACGATGTTCCTTTAGACATCAAAAAAAGAAGACTAAGTGAAATTGTAGAGATACAAAATAAACTTTCGCTGTTAAAAAATGAACAAGACATAGGCAAAGTGTTTAAAGTATTGGTAGAAAAGACATCTAAGAAAAGTGAAGACGAATTGTGTGGAAGAAACTCACAAAATAAAATGATCGTTTTTCCAAAGGCAAATGCAAAAGTAGGCGACTATGTAAATGTGTTAGTAGAAACTTGCACCAAAGCAACACTCATTGGAAAAATAGTTTAAATTAAAAAATATAAATGGATTTACACTCAGTAAAACAACGATTTGGAATTATAGGCAACTCTGTACTACTCAATAGAGCTTTAGAAACAGCTATCAAAGTAGCACCAACCAATTTGTCAGTATTAATTACAGGCGAAAGTGGTGTTGGTAAAGAAGTCTTTTCGCAAATCATACATCAATTATCTGCTAGAAAACACAATAAATTTATAGCAGTAAACTGTGGTGCAATTCCAGAAGGTACTATCGACTCAGAGTTGTTTGGTCATGAAAAAGGGGCATTCACTGGTGCTACTGATAAACGAAAAGGTTATTTTGAAACGGTAAACGGCGGTACTATTTTCTTAGATGAAATAGGAGAGATGCCTATCGGAACACAAGCTCGTTTACTAAGATTATTAGAATCTGGCGAGTTCATTAAAGTAGGTTCATCAGTTCCACAAAAAACCGATGTTCGTGTGCTTGCAGCTACCAATGTCAATTTACCACAACTCATTGAGCAAGGAAAGTTTAGAGAAGACTTGTATTATCGACTTAATACAGTACCTATTCATGTTCCTGCATTAAGAGAAAGAAAAGAAGACATTCCATTACTCTTTAGAAAATTTACCATAGATTTCACCGAAAGATATAAAAGTCAGTCTATACAACTTACCGATGATGCTAAAGCCATGCTGATGAATTATCGATTTCCTGGAAACATTAGAGAATTAAAAAACATAGCAGAGCAAGTATCTGTTTTAGCAAAAGGCAAACTAGTAGATGCCAAAGAGCTAGAAAAGTTTTTGCCAAAGCAAAGCACTAGCAATTTACCAATGCTAGCGAAATCAAACGAAAGTAGTAATTTTTCAGATAGAGAAATATTATATAAAATGATATTTGAAATGAAAAATGATTTAAACGAACTTAAAAAGTTTGTTTGGGAAATGAGTCAAGGTAATGTTGAATTAGGTGATATTGATTTTTCTGATGTAGCTGATGGAAAACTGTTGAGTACTAATGAATCAAATACAGAGTACAAAACACCAATTGCAATAAAAGCTAACGGACATGCTGAAGTTGCAGAAAAAAATCCACGAATTATTTATAACGACGAACCGATTTATACTGAAGCATCTATTGCCGAAAACTTATCTATTGCAGATATGGAAAAACAACTCATTATCAAAGCATTAGAAAAACACAATGGTAAGCGAAAAGATGCTGCTTTAGATTTAGGTATCTCAGAAAGAACACTATATAGAAAAATTAAAGAATACGATTTAGAAATGTAATATGCTAATAAAACAATTTAAAATAGTAATTTTTCTACTAATGACACTAAGCATAATGTCATGTAAAATTTATCGTTTTACAGATGCAAGTGTCGACCCAAACTTAAAAACATTCAGTATTAATCCAACAGATAATATTGCTATGTTGCAAAATCCAAATGCAGCAGCCAACTTTACAGATAAACTCAAAGACAAATTTTCTAGAGAAACCAAATTAATATTAACTAATGATGCTAACTCAGATTTAGAATTTACTTGTACTATTATAGAGTACAATGTTAGTCCAATTGCAGTAACCAACACAGAGACACTAGCACAAAACCGACTGAATATTGGTGTTAAAGTAGTTTGCGTAAACAGAAAAGACGACAAAGGTTCGTATACGCAATCGTTTAGAGATGGCGAAAATTACGATGCCAATGCAGACTTATCATCAGTAGAGAACAATTTATCTAATATTATTTTTGATAGATTAGTACAACAAATTTTTAATAAATCTTTTTCTAATTGGTAATGGAGGATAAGCTACAACATATTATTCAACAACCAGAACTTTTACAAACTGTTCCACTACAACAATTAGAACAATGGATAGAAGCTTATCCAAGTATTGCTTGGTTTAAGATAGAAAAATACAGACGAAATCAGCAAGAAGAAGACTTAGCCAATACAGCAACTTATATCAACAAAAGACAGATTTTATATCAAATATTAAATGATAAAACTACTAGTAGTAATACTTTAAGTAAAAATGCAGAAAATATTGATTGTCAAATTAAAGAAACTGAAACTAACGAAGAAAGCGACCGTCATATTGAGCGAAGTATGAGCGAAATATCTCAAACAAGCAATGATGAATTAGAAACAAACAATGACACACTTCGTCATACTGAGCGAGACACGAGCGAAGTATCTCAAATTACTAATGATGAAATTGTTGAAGATAAAAAACAAGAAACACATCATAATATTGCAGACGATATTCTAGCAACCATAGCAAAACTTAAAAATCAAGAAGAAACAGAAAAAGACCAATCTCGTCATATTGAGCAAAGCGAAATATCTCAGATTATAACAGAAGAAGTTGAAACTAACGAAGAAAGCGACCGTCATATTGAGCGAAGTATGAGCGAAATATCTCAAACAAGCAATGATGAATTAGAAACAAACAATGACACACTTCGTCATACTGAGCGAGACACGAGCGAAGTATCTCAAATTACTAATGATGAAATTGTTGAAGATAAAAAACAAGAAAAACATCATAACATTGCAGACGATATTCTAGCGACCATAGCAAAACTCAAAAATCAAGAAGAAACAGAAGAAGACCAATCTCGTCATATTGAGCAAAGCGAAATATCTCAGATTATAACAGAAGAAGTTGAAACTAACGAAGAAAACAATCTTATTGAGCAAAGCGAAATATCTTACACAAACGATGACGAATTAGAAACCGAACAAAACGAAATAACACAAGCAACTACTAGTTTATTAATCGACGAAGTTTCTACTAGAACTATTCAAATACAACTAGACAACATCAACACACTACCAATAATTAAGTTCCAAGACACAGTAATTGCATCAATACAATCAATAGCGATCAACAATAATAGCGATAAAAAACCAGTAATAACCATAAACAGCATTGATGTAGAAGTATTGCCAACAATAGTGTTTAAAATGCACAAAATAAAATTGCCTAATCCAGTTCAAATTGGTGCTATTGACAATACTGAAGTAGATACTACGATTGAAGCAGATACACTATCAACAATTGAAGCAGATATAGCAACATTAGAAAACGCATTTACTGATGAATCTAACCATCATATTAAACAAAGTAGCAACAAAATATCCAATAATGGAGAATTAGAAACTATTAATGATGAAAATAATCAAAGCGAAATAGTTAAAGAAACAAGTGATACAGCAGAAATAATATTAGCAACAACCAATAATTTAGATGAAATAAAAATCACTGAAGAAGAAAATAATATAGCAGATGCTGACGATGTAATAGAAACTGATAATACAACTGAAGAAGAAGAGCAAGAAGCAGTAACAATTGACGACAATAATTTAACAGAGTTAGAATTTATAGAAGATAATGAAAAGACAGTTGCCATTAACGAACAAGAAGAACATAACTTTGTAGATTGGTTAGCTATTTTAGAAGGCGGAATACAAATTCAAACATTAAAAGAACAAGAACGCAGTTGGAGTATAGAACATCAGCATGTATTTGAAAACGAGTTTATGATTGAACACAAACAAGAAATTCAACAAACTGTTTTTGAAGAAGGCGAGTTCGACACTAAAGAAGAATTAGATGAGCAAGTAACACAACTAGCAGATAGTAGCATTAGTTTTAAACAAGAAATGATGACCGAAACTTTAGCGAAAATCTACGAAAAGCAAGGCAAGTATGAACAAGCAATAAATATTTATAACAATTTGTTATTGAAATTTCCAGAAAAAAGTAGTTACTTTGCATCTCAAATTGAAAAAATTCAAAATTTAAAATAACATGTTTACATTCATAAGTATATTAATAGTGTTGGTTTGCATCTTTATAGTATTTATTGTACTAATACAAGATCCAAAAAGTGGTGGAATGGGAAGTGCTTTTGGTGGAGGAAGTGCAGGCAACAGTATTATTGGAGCTCAAAAAGCAGGTGATATTTTAGAAAAATCTACTTGGGGAAGTGCCATTATATTATTTGTATTATGTATTGCAAGTGTTATTTTCTTACCAAAAGTAACCAACCAACAAGTAGAAAAAACACAAACAGAACAAGCAGCAGCAAGTGCACCAGTAGCAGCACCACAACAACCTGCAAGTCCAAGTGCAGCACCAACTACACCAGCAGCACCAGCACAGTAAGTTTTTTAGCATACTAAGTTTTATTAGATAAATATATCTAAAAGTGGTTTATTTGATTTATTTAAATATATTTTATGAGCAAATACTTTCCCAAAAGGCGAAATCGTCATCGCAATCAACATTGGATTCAAAGGAGACAAAAATGAGTCAGTACAAAAAATTTCCTTACATGAAATACAACACAAAACTTAGGCGTTTATTAATGGCAAACTTTTAGGTTGACAAGTTAAATCTTAGGATTTACATAATTTTATGTATTATTTTAAATAAAACGCTTGATTTAGGTATGTTATTTTATAAATATGAAATCTATAATAATTATAAAAAAAAATGCTTTTAATAAGTATTTTGTATATTTATGCAATAAAATATTTATAAACAATGAAGCATTTTTTTACTTTATTTTTGATATTAGTTAGTTCTGTGTTATTTGGTCAAACACTAGAATGTTATCCGAATATACTTCAAGAGAAACCTTATGATGTATTATATAAAGATATAGAAACAGGAATTTATATATCTAATTATGATGGTAATACACAAGTAAATGAATTGACTTATGATGGCTTAGGTGTGAGTAATGCAACTTTATCTATAGATGGAAATGGTGTTGTCCTAGTAAAATTTACAAGTTTGCCTAATTGGGACTTAATAGATTTTAATATTAATATTTGTATTATAGATGGGAGTAATGAAGAACAATGTTGTAATGAATCTATGCAATTATATTTAATTCCACCTTCCGTAATTGCTTCAGATGATAATATAAATTTTGGTAATATAGTATCTAACAATAGTTATTTTGTTGAAGTCAGTTTAAATGATAATTTCTTTTCGGAATATCCTGAAAATAGCATCATTAATGTGCCAACAAAATTTGGAAGTAGTGAAAAACAATGTCAATATTATTATGTTTTGCAAAGAGATGTAAATAACTATAATACTTTAGAAACAGAACATGCTAACATTTATATTTCAGATGATATTAATAATTCATTTGAATTAAGTAATAATATAAATTATATTCCTAAGAATATAAATACAAGTAGTTATACTGATACAATAACTTACTATGTTTGTCCTTGTAGCTATTATCATGGTAGTTATGATTTAACACATTGTGATAATTATAATAATTTAACTGATTTTCCAACCTTATGTGATTCCGCTAAAATATATATTAATGTATCGTCTATTACATCTGCACCAGTAATCACTTATGTAGGACCATACCAAACACCACCAGTACCACCTAATACTTCTACACCTTATTATTTAGGAGGTTATTTTGAATATGATGATACACTATATACTATCACTTCTGCAACTTCTAGTGTAGGTATGTTAGAGATAGATGCTGACGGTCACTCTATTTATGCCAATTTTATAGGTAGCACTTCACCATTTGGTAATTGGCAAGATGATATTGAAATTTGTTTGCAAAACAACCTTACTTCAGCAATAACTTGCGAAACCTTTGGTCCATTCTCTTGGTCAACTACTACGCCATATGTTGATGCTATTAATCCAATTTCTGTTTTTGGAGGCACTTTACAATCAGGACAAAGTTATTTTGTAAATTCATTTGATTATCCAATGCTCCATAATGTAGAAGATGATGAATTTACATATGATCATAAAATTAGATTTGAAAGAGTATATTCTATCAGTCAAAATCAACAAATTCAAAAAAGTATTAATTTAATAGAAATATTACCTTTGCCTTTATATACTAATAAGATTGAGTATAAGGTATATACGCCTATAGATATCTCCAACTACAAAGATACTTTAATTTATGTAGCTTGTCCTTGTACAAGAAATCCAGCTGATTATAATGATATTTTATGTTTAGATGAATTTGAACTACAAAACAATCCAGTTCGTCCTTTATGTGATAGCAGTATTATTGTAATACAATTTAATACAGTTTATGGTGTGCAAGCAGATACTATCAACCAAATTACTGGTCGTGTTTATTTTGATGTTAATACTAATAATCAACCAGACAATGGAGATGTATTCATTGATAATATAAAATTACAATTAGCTAAAAATAATACTACAAGTATTATTGCTACTTCAGACTCAGGCAAATTTCATTTTTATGCAGATACTGGAACTTATACACTACAACCTATTACTAACTTTAGTAATTTTAGTACTACACCAACTAATTATAACATTTCGTATAATAATTACGGAAATAGTGATACTTTCAATTTTAAAGTAAATCCAACCGCTTTAGTAAATGATGCATCTGTTACTTTAATTAATAATTTCAGAACACGACCTAATAATGCTAATAGTTATACTGCTATTGTTCAAAATGAAAGTGCTGCTTCGTATAATGGTGTGCTAAAAGTGTTATTGTCAGAAAATGTAGCATATCAATCTTCAAGTCCAAGTCCAACTAATATTATTAATGATACTTTGTTTTTTACTATTACGAACTTGCCAATGTATAATCAACAAAGAATTACCATTAATTTTATAGGAGATATTGCATTACAAAACGGACAGGTAATTAAGAGTATAGCCAATATCAATAATAATCAAACAGATGTTACGCCAAGCAATAATGAAACAAGTTTATTAGAAACTATTGCGACATCTTATGATCCAAACGAAAAAGTAGTCGATAATACTATTATTCATCCACAATTAATTGGCAATAGCGAATACAGTTTGTTATACACTATACATTTTCAAAACATAGGTAATGATACAGCTTTTAATATTGTAATTTATGATACATTAGATAATAATTTGAATTGGAATACTATTCAACCAATTACTGCTTCACACAATTATTCGTTTGAACAAAACAATGGTAAATATATACAATTTAAGTTTAATAATATATATATGGTAGATAGCAATACAAATGAAACACTTAGTCATGGTTTTGTGTCTTATACCATTCAACCAAAATCGTCGTTGCAAATAGCAGATTATATTCAAAACAAGGCATCAATAGTGTTTGATTATAATGCACCAATTATTACCAATACTACAATGAGTGTAGTCATGAACACTACAACCAATAACGATACTGCAATCTGTGAAGGACAATCACTAACACTTACAGCACAAGGAGCAAGTAATTATTTATGGAATAACAGTCAAACAGGAAGTAATATTACTGTTTCTCCAAGTACTACTACAAATTATATTGTAACAGGTTCGGTACAAGGCATTACACAAAACGATACCGTAAATGTTACTGTTAAACCATTACCCAATGCATCTTTTACAGAAAATGTAAATAATAATTCAGTTTCAGTTACAGCAAATAATGGCAACGATTTGTATAGTTGGAATTTTGGTGATGGTACAACTTCTACAGAGCAAAATCCAACACATCAATATACAGGAAACGGACAGTACACCATCACACTCAATACTTCATTAGATGGTTGTGAAAACACCAGCACTAAGCAAATCAATATTACAATAACTGCTATTAAAAATAATATATCATTTGTAGAAGATGCAAAAGTATTTGTCAATAATAATCAACAAATAGAATTGAATTTATTATCTAATAAGTATGCCGACTTTAATATTAGTCTATATGATATTAGTGGAAAAATATTAAATACTAGAAATTACAATAAAGTAAATAGTATTAACCAAAAGATAGATGTAGCAACTTTATCAAAAGGCATTTACTTTATGAATATACAATCTGGCAAAGAATTAATGTCGTATAAAATAGTATTAAATTGAAATATATATTATGAAATTTATTATCCTTTTTTTATTATTATATTTTGTGCAGTTTGCTTTCTCCAATGAACCTAATTGTCAACTAACTTTAAAAAAAGATACACTACAAATTAATTCAGCCGCTTACCAAAAATTAAAACTTAAAAGCAAACGACAATTGATAAGTGGTGGTGTTATTACAGGAACACTTTTACTAACTGGAGTAACTACTATGATTTATGGTGGAGTTTTAATAAATAAAAACAAAGAGGAAAATCCAATTGGTAGTATTGGTTTAGCTGGATTTTTTAGTATAGGAATGTTTGAATCTATTGCTGGTGTAACTGTTGGCATTCCATTAATTATCTCAGGAAAAGTAAAGCAAAATAAAATTGAAAAACAAGCTACTAAATACTAAATATTTTACTTATCATTGTACTATGATTAAAACAAACAAATTTTGGTGGTGGACAAGCTGAATCTTTTTCGGTACAGTATAAATCTATCATCAATATAGTATATTTGTCCCGATTTTTTGTCGGGACATTTTTTTTAATGCAAAACAAAGTAAAATGTACACTATAACTACGCAATATAAAAAAACAATAGCCGATATGCTTACACCAGTAAGTATTTATCTGCGATTAAGAGCCAAATTTAAAAATAGTATTTTATTAGAAAGTTCCGACTATCATGGTGATGAACACAATTATTCCTATATCTGTTTTCATCCAATTGCAGGATTTAAAGTAGAAAATAATAATCTTATTTCGTATATTAATAATCAGGAACAAATACAAAACATAACACCAAATAGCTTATCTAATCAAATCAACGACTATTTAAAACAATTTTTATATAATAATATAAATGAAAAATGTATTAGTAATGGATTGTTTGGTTATATGTCTTACGATGCTGTTCAATATTTTGAAGATATTCAATTCATTAATAAAAATCAACTTATACCAGATATGCAATATCATTTTTATCAATATATTATTGCATTCAACCATTTTAATCAAGAATTATTTATTATAAAAAATTCAATCGAAGGAATACAAAATCACTATGCTTCATTGGAAGAAATTGAAAGCATGATTAAGTACAGTCCATTACATCTCGATTATTTTAATGTAGATACTAATAAAACTTCTAATATTACTGATGAAGATTACCTAAACATGGTACAAAAAGGAAAGGAGAGTTGCTACAGAGGTGATGTCTTTCAAATTGTTTTATCTCGTCAGTTTCAATATCAATATCAAGGTGATGATTTTAATATATATCGTGCATTAAGAAGTATCAATCCATCGCCTTATTGTTTTTATTTTGATTACGATAATTTTCGATTAATGGGAGCTTCTCCAGAAGCACAACTTATCATTCAAAATAACAAAGTAACCATTCATCCAATTGCAGGAACTTTCAGAAGAACAGGAAATGATGTTCAAGATGCAGAGCTTGCTAAGAAACTAGCAGATGATCCAAAAGAAAATGCTGAACATATTATGTTGGTAGATTTAGCACGAAACGATTTATCTCGTAGCGGAAAAAATACAAGCGTAGAAGTTTATAAAGAAGTACAATATTATTCACATGTCATCCATTTAGTGTCTAAAGTTAGTAGCAATATTACAGAGCAAACCAATAAAATTAAAATGATTGGAGATACTTTTCCAGCAGGCACTTTGTCTGGTTCTCCAAAATATAAAGCCATGCAACTTATCGACCAATATGAAAATAGAGCAAGAACTTTTTATGGTGGAGCTATTGGTCATTTACAATTTAATGGTGATTTTAATCACGCGATTATGATTAGAACTTTGATGAGCAAAGACAATACATTGACACTACAAGCAGGTGCTGGTGTGGTAGCAGACTCAAAACCTGAGAGCGAATTACAAGAAGTAGAAAACAAATTAGCAGCACTTAACAAAGCTATCTTGTATGCAACAGAAATTTAATTGTTAGTGTTGTTGATATCTTGTACAAAATTTCAGAAACGAAATAGCATTATCTAAAATTCTTATTCTGAATAATAAATGTCTTTTGTCGAGAAATCATATTAAATAATGAATTCTATGAATATTGCTATTCTTCAATCTAAAACAACATGCCAGCTATGGCTGCGGTTAAGAAACAAGCTATAGAACCACCAATTAATGCTTTTACACCAAGCTCTGCTAAGTCGGCTCTTCTGTTTGGAGCCAAAGCACCAATACCACCAATTTGTATACCAATCGAAGCAATATTAGAAAATCCACATAACGCATAAGTCGCTATAATTACAGACTTTGGATTATTGAACAAACCTTCTGCTTTTAATGTTCCTAATGAAGAATATGCTACAAACTCGTTGATAATAGTTTTTTCGCCAAGTAATCTTCCTACGGTAACTATATCATGACTTGGCGTACCTAATACCCAAGCAATTGGAGCAAATAGTAATCCAAATATATATTCTAAACTCAATGATGGATACTTGCCAGCAGTTGCCATATTAATCATTTCATTTAATGAATAATATTTTTTAAGATGTAAGCTTCCAGCAAATCCTAAAAATACATTTACTAAATAGATGAATGCAATAAATACCAATAGCATAGCACCAACATTAACTGCTAGTCGTAAACCATCGCCAGTACCAATAGAAATTGCTTCTAGTGCATTAATGCCATTTTTTTGGTCAGAAATATGCAACTCTTGTTCCAATCTACCGTATTCAGTTTCTGGAAATAATATTTTAGATGCTACAATAGCAGCAGGTGCAGACATGATCGAAGCACTTAGCAAATGTGTAGCAAAGATTACTTGTTCAGCTTTGCTAGAACCACCTAAAAATCCAATGTAGGCAGCTAAAACACCACCAGCAATAGTTGCCATTCCACCAGTCATCAAACACAATAATTCCGATTTTGTCATATTGGCGATGTAAGGTTTTACTAATAGTGGCGATTCTGTTTGTCCCATAAAAATATTTCCAGCAGCAGACAGTGATTCTGGACCAGACAGTCGCATAGTTTTTTTCATCACCCAAGCAAAAGCATAGACTACTTTTTGTAAGATGCCTAAGTAGTACAATAAAGAAGATAAGGCAGAAAAGAATATAATTGTTGGTAATATTCTAAAAGCAAAATTAATAACAGGCGATTCAATTTGTCCGTTTACAAAAGAACGCAATAAGAAATCAGTTCCTGCATTGGTGCAATTAATGATTTGTGTAAAACCATTAGCAAAAAATTCAAAGAATACTCTTACATATTCTACTTTTATTACTAACAAACCAAATATAATTTGTAATGCAATACCAGTAGCTACTAATTTCCAGTCAATTGCTTTTCTGTTATTGCTAAATCCAACTAAAATAACTAGTAGAATAATAATGCCCAAAATACCTCTAAAAATGCTGTGTAAATCCATTCAATAATTTTAAAAGATGAAAAATAGTAAAATAATGTGTATTGATTTAGTTTATACAATTAAAGTATTCCACATTATTTTGGTGCTCTTATTAATAAGATAATTGCGACTATAGAAAAAATGATATTAGGAATCCATGCACCAATTAATGGATCGAGATTGCCTTTAGTAGCAAACACTGATGAAAATTGTTGTATAATGATATAAGCACCACTTATTAGTAAGCCAAGTACTAAATAAATGCCCATTCCATTTCGTACTTTGTGTGTAGTCATAGCAACACCAATTACAGTCAAAATGATAACACTAAAAGGAATTGCTGTTCTTCTATATTTTTCAAGTTCAAAAAAAGAAACATCTTCTGCACCTTTTTTAACTTGGTCGTCTATAAATTCAGAAAGTTTGTCGGTAGTCATTGTTTCTGTATCGTAGACTTCTAGTATAAAATCTTCTGCTTGAATAGGTAAGTACATCGTAGTATCTACACCAGTCGTTAAGCTGTCTTTTGGCGAATCGTATTTTCTAATTTTATAGTGTTTGATTTTCCATTTATTACTAATAGAATCGTATTGACAATTTTGTGCTTCTAACCGATATTTAACCGTATTGCTGTCAATTACTTCTAGTGTAATGTTACTTGCATTATTGGTATTTTCTGTATAGAATTGAGCATAAAAAAAAGTGTCATTGCTTAGTTGAAAATGATAATTCTGCCTATAAGTTTTATCATCTTTTTTGGTAGAATAGGTTTCTTCAAATTGAATTCTAGCTGCATTTTGTTTAGGTAAGATGTTGTGATTGTAGTATCCAAAGAAAAGAGCTAAAGCACAAGCAGTAAATAAATAAGGCAACAATAATCTATAAAAACTAATACCACCGTTTAGTATAC
Above is a genomic segment from Chitinophagales bacterium containing:
- a CDS encoding anthranilate synthase component I family protein, with the translated sequence MYTITTQYKKTIADMLTPVSIYLRLRAKFKNSILLESSDYHGDEHNYSYICFHPIAGFKVENNNLISYINNQEQIQNITPNSLSNQINDYLKQFLYNNINEKCISNGLFGYMSYDAVQYFEDIQFINKNQLIPDMQYHFYQYIIAFNHFNQELFIIKNSIEGIQNHYASLEEIESMIKYSPLHLDYFNVDTNKTSNITDEDYLNMVQKGKESCYRGDVFQIVLSRQFQYQYQGDDFNIYRALRSINPSPYCFYFDYDNFRLMGASPEAQLIIQNNKVTIHPIAGTFRRTGNDVQDAELAKKLADDPKENAEHIMLVDLARNDLSRSGKNTSVEVYKEVQYYSHVIHLVSKVSSNITEQTNKIKMIGDTFPAGTLSGSPKYKAMQLIDQYENRARTFYGGAIGHLQFNGDFNHAIMIRTLMSKDNTLTLQAGAGVVADSKPESELQEVENKLAALNKAILYATEI
- a CDS encoding T9SS type A sorting domain-containing protein — protein: MKHFFTLFLILVSSVLFGQTLECYPNILQEKPYDVLYKDIETGIYISNYDGNTQVNELTYDGLGVSNATLSIDGNGVVLVKFTSLPNWDLIDFNINICIIDGSNEEQCCNESMQLYLIPPSVIASDDNINFGNIVSNNSYFVEVSLNDNFFSEYPENSIINVPTKFGSSEKQCQYYYVLQRDVNNYNTLETEHANIYISDDINNSFELSNNINYIPKNINTSSYTDTITYYVCPCSYYHGSYDLTHCDNYNNLTDFPTLCDSAKIYINVSSITSAPVITYVGPYQTPPVPPNTSTPYYLGGYFEYDDTLYTITSATSSVGMLEIDADGHSIYANFIGSTSPFGNWQDDIEICLQNNLTSAITCETFGPFSWSTTTPYVDAINPISVFGGTLQSGQSYFVNSFDYPMLHNVEDDEFTYDHKIRFERVYSISQNQQIQKSINLIEILPLPLYTNKIEYKVYTPIDISNYKDTLIYVACPCTRNPADYNDILCLDEFELQNNPVRPLCDSSIIVIQFNTVYGVQADTINQITGRVYFDVNTNNQPDNGDVFIDNIKLQLAKNNTTSIIATSDSGKFHFYADTGTYTLQPITNFSNFSTTPTNYNISYNNYGNSDTFNFKVNPTALVNDASVTLINNFRTRPNNANSYTAIVQNESAASYNGVLKVLLSENVAYQSSSPSPTNIINDTLFFTITNLPMYNQQRITINFIGDIALQNGQVIKSIANINNNQTDVTPSNNETSLLETIATSYDPNEKVVDNTIIHPQLIGNSEYSLLYTIHFQNIGNDTAFNIVIYDTLDNNLNWNTIQPITASHNYSFEQNNGKYIQFKFNNIYMVDSNTNETLSHGFVSYTIQPKSSLQIADYIQNKASIVFDYNAPIITNTTMSVVMNTTTNNDTAICEGQSLTLTAQGASNYLWNNSQTGSNITVSPSTTTNYIVTGSVQGITQNDTVNVTVKPLPNASFTENVNNNSVSVTANNGNDLYSWNFGDGTTSTEQNPTHQYTGNGQYTITLNTSLDGCENTSTKQINITITAIKNNISFVEDAKVFVNNNQQIELNLLSNKYADFNISLYDISGKILNTRNYNKVNSINQKIDVATLSKGIYFMNIQSGKELMSYKIVLN
- a CDS encoding sigma-54-dependent Fis family transcriptional regulator codes for the protein MDLHSVKQRFGIIGNSVLLNRALETAIKVAPTNLSVLITGESGVGKEVFSQIIHQLSARKHNKFIAVNCGAIPEGTIDSELFGHEKGAFTGATDKRKGYFETVNGGTIFLDEIGEMPIGTQARLLRLLESGEFIKVGSSVPQKTDVRVLAATNVNLPQLIEQGKFREDLYYRLNTVPIHVPALRERKEDIPLLFRKFTIDFTERYKSQSIQLTDDAKAMLMNYRFPGNIRELKNIAEQVSVLAKGKLVDAKELEKFLPKQSTSNLPMLAKSNESSNFSDREILYKMIFEMKNDLNELKKFVWEMSQGNVELGDIDFSDVADGKLLSTNESNTEYKTPIAIKANGHAEVAEKNPRIIYNDEPIYTEASIAENLSIADMEKQLIIKALEKHNGKRKDAALDLGISERTLYRKIKEYDLEM
- the secG gene encoding preprotein translocase subunit SecG; this translates as MFTFISILIVLVCIFIVFIVLIQDPKSGGMGSAFGGGSAGNSIIGAQKAGDILEKSTWGSAIILFVLCIASVIFLPKVTNQQVEKTQTEQAAASAPVAAPQQPASPSAAPTTPAAPAQ
- a CDS encoding LptF/LptG family permease — its product is MFKVLDKYIIKQFLVTFFFAIFLLTLIAVVIDITEKIDNLISNQAPFKAVIFDYYFNFIPWIGLLLAPLFVFISVIYFTSRLTANTEVICILNGGISFYRLLLPYLFTACALALFFGYYNHNILPKQNAARIQFEETYSTKKDDKTYRQNYHFQLSNDTFFYAQFYTENTNNASNITLEVIDSNTVKYRLEAQNCQYDSISNKWKIKHYKIRKYDSPKDSLTTGVDTTMYLPIQAEDFILEVYDTETMTTDKLSEFIDDQVKKGAEDVSFFELEKYRRTAIPFSVIILTVIGVAMTTHKVRNGMGIYLVLGLLISGAYIIIQQFSSVFATKGNLDPLIGAWIPNIIFSIVAIILLIRAPK